One region of Mangifera indica cultivar Alphonso chromosome 3, CATAS_Mindica_2.1, whole genome shotgun sequence genomic DNA includes:
- the LOC123212027 gene encoding uncharacterized protein LOC123212027 isoform X4 has protein sequence MLESTGSKGSVQVNGSIVKKTTSRVLKSGDEIIFGSLGNHAYIFQHLLPEVAIKGTEVQSSAGKFLQLERRTGDASAVAGASILASLSSLRQDLSRWKSPAPTTSKGTELPTPVDPDGTEVDLDHLEENSAVNVENDKAADVGAAGKNISLEGNKDAGIEAGNVKLSGVNDLLRPFLRMFAPSTSCNLKLSKSICKQVLDERNEWRRDSQRASTVGMSLRCAVFREDIHAGILDGANLQESFESFPYYLSENTKNVLIAASYIHLKHKEHVKYTSDLTTVNPRILLSGPAGSEIYQEMLAKALAQYFGAKLLIFDSHSLLGGLSSKEAELLKDGSHAEKSCSCHKQGPVSIDLAKNVSSSVSESDVPSSSNQPTAHGPESQPKMETEIVPSSAGTSKSHMFKLGDRVRYIGSASSGIYPASPPARGPPYGCRGKVALLFEENPLSKIGVKFDKPVLDGVDLGGLCEGGQGFFCNITDLRLENTGVEDLDKLLINTLFEVVDSESRSSPFILFMKDAEKSVAGNSDAYSTFKSRLERLPDRVVAIGSHTHTDNRKEKSHPGGLLFTKFGSNQTALLDLAFPDSFGRLHERGKEVPKATKLLTKLFPNKVTIHMPQDEALLVSWKHQLDRDAETLKMKGNLNHLRSVLSRSGVECEGLETLCIKDQSLTNESAEKVVGWALSHHLMQNPEADPDARLVLSCESIQYGIGILQAIQNESKSLKKSLKDVVTENEFEKRLLSDVIPPSDIGVTFDDIGALENVKDTLKELVMLPLQRPELFCKGQLTKPCKGILLFGPPGTGKTMLAKAVATEAGANFINISMSSITSKWFGEGEKYVKAVFSLASKIAPSVIFVDEVDSMLGRRENPGEHEAMRKMKNEFMVNWDGLRTKDTERVLVLAATNRPFDLDEAVIRRLPRRLMVNLPDAPNRAKILKVILAKEDLSPDVDFDAVASMTDGYSGSDLKNLCVTAAHCPIKEILEKEKRERAAALAEGKPAPALSGSDDIRPLNMNDFKYAHERVCASVSSESVNMTELLQWNELYGEGGSRRKKPLSYFM, from the exons ATGCTAGAAAGCACTGGAAGCAAGGGTTCAGTGCAAGTAAATGGGTCAATTGTGAAGAAGACCACAAGTCGTGTGCTTAAGTCGGGTGATGAGATCATCTTTGGTTCGCTGGGGAACCATGCTTAT ATATTTCAACACCTCTTGCCTGAAGTTGCAATTAAAGGTACAGAGGTTCAAAGTAGTGCTGGAAAGTTTTTGCAGCTTGAGAGGAGAACGGGGGATGCTTCTGCTGTGGCTGGGGCTTCCATTTTGGCCTCTCTTTCCAGCCTGAGGCAGGATCTATCACGTTGGAAATCTCCAGCTCCTACCACCAGTAAAGGGACTGAGTTGCCTACTCCTGTCGATCCTGATGGTACAGAGGTTGATCTTGATCATCTGGAAGAAAATTCAGCTGTAAATGTAGAGAATGATAAAGCTGCAGATGTTGGAGCAGCTGGCAAGAATATTTCTCTTGAAGGCAACAAGGATGCTGGAATAGAGGCAGGCAATGTAAAACTCTCTGGGGTGAATGATTTGCTAAGGCCTTTCTTGAGGATGTTTGCTCCATCAACTAGTTGTAATCTGAAATTGAGCAAAAGTATCTGTAAACAGGTATTGGACGAAAGAAACGAGTGGAGAAGGGATTCACAGCGAGCATCAACGGTGGGTATGTCTCTTAGGTGTGCAGTCTTCAGAGAGGATATTCATGCTGGAATTCTTGATGGTGCAAACTTACAAGAGTCATTCGAAAGTTTTCCATATTATCTAAG TGAGAATACAAAAAATGTGCTGATTGCAGCTTCATATATTCACTTGAAGCACAAAGAACATGTAAAGTATACTTCAGATTTAACTACTGTGAACCCACGGATCTTGCTTTCTGGTCCTGCAG GGTCTGAAATCTATCAGGAGATGTTGGCAAAGGCACTTGCACAATATTTTGGGGCTAAATTGCTAATATTTGATAGTCATTCACTTTTGGGT GGTTTATCTTCTAAGGAAGCTGAGCTGCTGAAGGATGGATCACATGCTGAAAAATCCTGTAGCTGCCATAAACAAGGTCCTGTATCCATTGATTTGGCTAAGAATGTGAGCTCATCTGTTAGTGAATCTGATGTACCTAGCTCTTCAAATCAACCTACTGCACATGGTCCAGAATCTCAACCAAAGATGGAGACTGAAATTGTACCTTCTTCTGCTGGGACATCTAAGAGTCACATGTTCAAATTAG GTGACAGGGTAAGATACATCGGTTCAGCTTCTAGTGGCATATATCCAGCATCACCTCCTGCAAG GGGCCCACCTTATGGCTGCCGGGGAAAGGTTGCATTGCTATTTGAAGAAAATCCTTTGTCAAAGATTGGTGTAAAGTTTGATAAACCAGTACTTGATGGTGTTGACCTTGGTGGTTTATGTGAAGGAGGTCAAGGATTCTTCTGCAATA TCACTGATCTTCGTTTGGAGAACACTGGTGTGGAAGACTTGGATAAGTTACTCATTAACACACTGTTTGAG GTGGTAGACAGTGAAAGCCGAAGTTCTCCATTCATATTGTTTATGAAAGATGCTGAGAAGTCTGTTGCAGGAAATTCAGATGCATATTCCACATTTAAAAGCAGACTGGAAAGGCTTCCTGATAGAGTGGTTGCAATTGGTTCACACACTCATACTGACAATCGGAAGGAGAAG TCACATCCCGGTGGCCTGCTTTTCACAAAATTTGGCAGCAATCAAACTGCTCTGCTCGACTTGGCTTTTCCC gATAGCTTTGGACGACTGCATGAGAGAGGGAAGGAAGTCCCAAAGGCAACAAAACTTCTAACCAAGCTTTTCCCTAATAAAGTAACCATTCACATGCCACAG GATGAGGCACTTCTAGTGTCTTGGAAGCATCAGTTGGATCGCGATGCTGAAACACTAAAAATGAAGGGAAACCTCAATCATCTACGCTCT GTTCTTAGTCGGAGTGGGGTGGAATGTGAAGGACTTGAGACCTTGTGCATCAAGGACCAATCACTCACAAATGAAA GTGCAGAAAAGGTGGTTGGATGGGCTTTAAGCCACCATCTAATGCAAAATCCAGAAGCAGATCCTGATGCAAGACTTGTGTTATCATGTGAGAG CATCCAGTATGGGATTGGAATCCTACAGGCTATCCAGAATGAATCTAAGAGCTTGAAGAAGTCACTTAAG GATGTTGTAACAGAAAATGAATTTGAGAAAAGACTTTTATCTGATGTGATTCCACCAAGTGATATTGGAGTTACATTTGATGATATTGGAGCTCTTGAGAATGTCAAAGATACATTGAAGGAGTTGGTGATGCTTCCTTTGCAAAGGCCGGAATTATTCTGCAAGGGTCAATTGACTAAG CCTTGTAAGGGCATACTTCTGTTTGGACCTCCTGGGACTGGGAAGACCATGCTTGCAAAGGCAGTTGCAACTGAAGCTGGTGCAAACTTCATCAACATTTCAATGTCAAGCATCACATCTAag TGGTTTGGTGAAGGTGAGAAGTATGTCAAAGCAGTTTTCTCCCTAGCTAGTAAAATTGCTCCTAGTGTCATATTTGTTGATGAG GTTGACAGCATGTTGGGCCGGAGGGAAAATCCAGGAGAGCATGAGGCCATGCGGAAgatgaaaaatgaatttatgGTGAACTGGGATGGCTTACGGACAAAAGATACAGAAAGAGTTCTGGTGCTTGCAGCCACAAATAGGCCTTTTGACCTTGATGAGGCTGTCATTAGAAGGCTTCCACGCAG ATTGATGGTAAATTTACCAGATGCTCCAAACAGAGCAAAgatattaaaagttatactAGCAAAAGAGGATTTGTCTCctgatgttgattttgatgcAGTTGCAAGCATGACAGACGGATATTCTGGAAGTGACCTTAAG AATCTCTGTGTAACTGCTGCTCACTGCCCAATAAAAGAGATATTGGAGAAGGAAAAAAGg GAACGTGCTGCTGCATTAGCAGAAGGTAAACCTGCTCCAGCTTTGAGTGGGAGTGATGATATACGGCCTCTAAACATGAACGACTTCAAATACGCTCATGAGCGG GTATGTGCAAGTGTTTCATCAGAGTCAGTAAACATGACAGAGCTTTTACAATGGAATGAACTGTATGGGGAAGGGGgttcaagaagaaagaagcctCTAAGCTATTTCATGTGA